One part of the Mesorhizobium sp. M4B.F.Ca.ET.058.02.1.1 genome encodes these proteins:
- a CDS encoding altronate dehydratase family protein: MNAANSILLSPADNVAVANGRIEIGTALPGGAVAVAVIDPGHKVAVKPIAAGEAVVKYAQAIGRATLDIAPGEHVHSHNLVFESGRLPVVPPSEAEHATEADRARTFMGYRRADGRAGTRNFIGIIASVNCSATVCHAIADEANRTLLPKYPGIDGFVPIVHGQGCGMSGTGDGMMVLHRTLAGYARHPNFGGVMMVGLGCEVNQLTLYGQKGVAAGKRHFNIQEAGGSRKSVEKAMGVLAEIAEEVGHLKREPIPVSEIVVGLQCGGSDGMSGITANPALGAAVDILAGVGGIGILSETTEIYGAEHLLAYRAASPDIAAKLDGYVKWWEDHVAKHGASIDNNPSPGNKRGGLTTILEKSLGAVAKGGQTPLNGVFGYAEKVTGHGLVFMDTPGYDPVSATGQVAGGANVIVFTTGRGSCFGCRPTPSIKVATNSTMYHQMEEDMDVNCGVIASGEKTIAGMGREIFELIVETASGRKTKSEAFGYGDNEFVPWHLGATL; encoded by the coding sequence GTGAACGCCGCAAACAGCATCCTCCTGTCTCCCGCCGACAATGTCGCGGTCGCCAATGGCCGCATCGAGATCGGCACGGCGTTGCCGGGTGGTGCTGTCGCCGTCGCGGTGATCGACCCTGGCCACAAGGTGGCGGTCAAGCCGATCGCGGCCGGCGAGGCGGTAGTGAAATATGCTCAGGCGATCGGCCGTGCCACGCTGGACATTGCGCCTGGCGAGCATGTCCATTCGCACAATTTGGTTTTCGAGAGCGGCCGCCTGCCGGTGGTGCCGCCGAGCGAGGCCGAGCACGCGACCGAGGCCGACCGTGCCCGCACCTTCATGGGCTACCGCCGCGCCGATGGCCGCGCTGGCACCCGCAACTTCATCGGCATCATCGCCAGCGTCAACTGCTCGGCCACCGTCTGCCACGCCATCGCCGACGAGGCCAACAGAACGCTCTTGCCGAAATATCCGGGAATCGACGGCTTCGTGCCGATCGTGCATGGCCAGGGCTGCGGCATGAGCGGCACCGGCGACGGCATGATGGTCCTGCACCGGACGCTCGCCGGCTATGCCCGTCATCCGAATTTCGGCGGCGTGATGATGGTCGGGCTGGGTTGCGAGGTCAATCAGTTGACCCTTTACGGCCAGAAGGGTGTCGCCGCGGGCAAGCGCCATTTCAACATCCAGGAAGCCGGCGGCTCGCGCAAATCGGTCGAGAAGGCGATGGGCGTGCTCGCCGAGATCGCCGAGGAAGTCGGTCACCTCAAGCGTGAACCGATTCCGGTCAGCGAGATCGTCGTTGGCCTGCAATGCGGCGGCTCCGATGGCATGTCGGGCATCACCGCCAATCCGGCGCTGGGCGCGGCCGTCGATATCCTCGCCGGCGTCGGCGGCATCGGCATCCTGTCCGAGACGACGGAGATTTACGGCGCCGAGCATCTGTTGGCCTATCGCGCGGCAAGCCCCGATATCGCGGCCAAGCTCGACGGCTATGTGAAGTGGTGGGAGGACCATGTCGCCAAGCACGGCGCCTCGATCGACAACAACCCCTCGCCCGGCAACAAGCGCGGCGGCCTGACCACCATCCTGGAGAAGTCGCTGGGCGCGGTCGCCAAGGGTGGCCAGACGCCGCTCAATGGCGTTTTCGGCTATGCCGAGAAGGTCACCGGCCACGGCCTGGTGTTCATGGACACGCCCGGCTACGATCCGGTCTCCGCCACCGGCCAGGTGGCGGGCGGCGCCAATGTCATTGTCTTCACCACCGGCCGCGGCTCCTGCTTCGGCTGCCGTCCGACGCCCTCGATCAAGGTCGCCACCAACTCGACCATGTACCACCAGATGGAAGAGGACATGGACGTCAATTGCGGCGTCATCGCTTCCGGCGAGAAGACCATCGCTGGCATGGGCCGCGAGATCTTCGAGCTCATCGTTGAGACGGCGTCCGGTCGTAAGACCAAGAGCGAGGCGTTCGGCTACGGCGACAACGAGTTCGTGCCCTGGCACCTCGGCGCGACGCTCTAA
- a CDS encoding GntR family transcriptional regulator: MSKSNNVYKDAYNRCLRLLDETQSLPSEPELGTLLGVSRTTVRSILARMAEIGLIAWNKRSKTVLRAPRPDDFFPEEETDTLAEIIERSFMRRLLAGGAEAGMQINELELAREIGVGTTSVREFLIRFSRFGLIEKRRNSHWVLKGFTRAFALELTEIREMFELRSAAAFAALPEESPVWSDLDRLEDEHRQLAREIATRFTAFSELDERFHRLIHRASHNRFIVDFYDVIAMIFHYHYQWNKAQERERNEVAVQEHLAYIAALKSRDLGKVDAACRKHLKSARQTLLTSIPEGRQPQHA, translated from the coding sequence ATGTCGAAAAGCAACAACGTCTACAAGGATGCCTATAATCGCTGCCTCAGGCTGCTCGACGAGACACAAAGCCTGCCGTCGGAGCCGGAATTGGGCACCCTGCTCGGTGTCAGCCGCACCACAGTGCGCAGCATCCTTGCACGCATGGCGGAAATCGGGCTGATCGCCTGGAACAAGCGCAGCAAGACGGTGCTGCGCGCGCCGCGGCCGGACGACTTCTTCCCCGAGGAGGAGACCGACACGCTGGCCGAGATCATCGAGCGCTCGTTCATGCGCAGGCTACTTGCCGGTGGCGCCGAGGCAGGCATGCAGATCAACGAGCTGGAGCTGGCGCGCGAGATCGGCGTCGGCACCACCAGCGTGCGCGAATTCCTCATCCGCTTTTCCCGCTTCGGCCTGATCGAGAAGCGGCGCAACAGCCACTGGGTGCTGAAGGGCTTTACCCGTGCTTTCGCGCTGGAGCTGACCGAAATCCGCGAAATGTTCGAGCTACGCTCGGCCGCCGCTTTCGCCGCCTTGCCCGAGGAAAGCCCGGTCTGGTCCGATCTCGACCGACTGGAGGATGAGCATCGCCAGTTGGCGCGCGAAATCGCCACGCGCTTCACGGCGTTTTCCGAGTTGGATGAGCGCTTCCACCGGCTGATCCACCGCGCCTCGCACAACCGCTTCATCGTCGACTTCTACGACGTCATCGCCATGATCTTCCACTACCACTACCAGTGGAACAAGGCTCAGGAGCGCGAGCGCAACGAGGTCGCCGTCCAGGAGCATCTGGCCTATATCGCGGCGCTGAAGTCGCGCGATCTCGGCAAAGTCGACGCCGCCTGCCGCAAGCACCTGAAGTCGGCGCGCCAGACGCTGTTGACCTCGATTCCCGAGGGGCGGCAGCCGCAACACGCCTGA
- a CDS encoding DUF2946 family protein, whose amino-acid sequence MRVAFVAILVLVLQSALGAFAAGPAAAQLDAFGNVICTHEGATQLPSSDPHQQHMPACCVLGCSMVSATHAPPPDASVLVRSLVLEAVVFAPPAFTHVDFARDRSPSNPRAPPATA is encoded by the coding sequence ATAAGGGTCGCGTTCGTCGCGATCTTGGTGCTTGTGCTCCAGTCGGCGCTTGGCGCCTTCGCGGCCGGGCCGGCCGCCGCGCAGCTCGACGCCTTCGGCAATGTCATCTGCACGCATGAGGGCGCTACCCAGCTTCCCAGCAGCGATCCGCACCAGCAGCACATGCCGGCCTGCTGCGTGCTTGGTTGCAGCATGGTTTCCGCTACCCACGCGCCGCCGCCCGATGCCAGCGTTCTCGTCCGCAGCCTCGTCCTTGAGGCCGTGGTGTTCGCGCCGCCGGCCTTCACACATGTCGATTTCGCCCGCGATCGCTCTCCATCGAACCCGCGCGCGCCGCCAGCGACGGCCTGA
- a CDS encoding copper chaperone PCu(A)C, whose amino-acid sequence MLFVGAPAAFAHEFKAGDLEIEHPWSRATPAGAKVAGGYFTIVNKGSAPDRLLSIASDISEKAELHEMGVKDGVMTMRPVGGGLEISAGGKVELKPGTYHVMFLGLKRQPKQGEKFPATLTFEKAGSVTVEFEVEGMGETGEMDQAE is encoded by the coding sequence ATGCTGTTCGTCGGCGCTCCCGCCGCCTTCGCGCATGAATTCAAGGCCGGCGATCTCGAAATCGAGCATCCCTGGTCGCGGGCCACGCCTGCCGGCGCCAAGGTGGCTGGCGGCTATTTCACCATCGTCAACAAAGGCAGCGCGCCGGACAGGCTGCTGTCGATCGCCTCCGACATTTCGGAGAAGGCGGAACTGCATGAGATGGGCGTCAAGGACGGCGTCATGACCATGCGGCCGGTCGGCGGCGGCCTCGAGATTTCTGCCGGCGGCAAGGTCGAGCTCAAGCCCGGCACCTATCATGTGATGTTCCTCGGGCTGAAGCGGCAGCCCAAACAGGGCGAAAAATTCCCGGCGACGCTCACCTTCGAGAAGGCCGGCAGCGTCACTGTCGAGTTCGAAGTCGAAGGCATGGGGGAAACCGGCGAAATGGACCAGGCCGAGTGA
- a CDS encoding YcnI family protein → MNKYLLTAGVLFALGTNAALAHVTLETQEAPVGSTYKAVLRVPHGCEGKATTAVRVQIPEGVISVKPMPKPGWTLQTKKGKYEKSYQLYGETLTTGVKEVDWSGGNLPDEFYDEFVFRANLTVDLPVGQMLYFPVVQECDGGAAARWIEIPAAGQEEDELENPAPGVKLLPKK, encoded by the coding sequence ATGAACAAGTATCTTTTGACGGCCGGGGTGCTTTTCGCGCTCGGGACAAATGCGGCGCTGGCCCATGTTACGCTCGAAACCCAGGAAGCGCCTGTCGGTTCGACCTACAAGGCGGTGCTTCGCGTGCCGCATGGCTGTGAGGGCAAGGCGACGACCGCCGTGCGCGTGCAGATTCCGGAAGGGGTGATCTCGGTGAAGCCGATGCCGAAACCCGGCTGGACGCTGCAGACCAAGAAAGGCAAGTACGAGAAGTCCTACCAGCTCTATGGCGAGACGCTGACCACCGGCGTCAAGGAGGTCGACTGGAGCGGCGGCAATCTGCCGGACGAATTCTATGACGAGTTCGTCTTCAGAGCCAATCTGACGGTGGATCTGCCTGTCGGCCAGATGCTCTACTTCCCCGTCGTGCAGGAATGCGACGGCGGCGCCGCGGCGCGCTGGATCGAGATACCGGCCGCCGGGCAGGAGGAGGACGAACTGGAAAATCCGGCGCCCGGCGTCAAGCTCCTGCCGAAGAAATGA
- a CDS encoding copper resistance CopC/CopD family protein: MSASPRTCIDDWRAVRLFARLMAVLLLFAALALPDRAFAHAALINADPVDGAVLAQSPAKFSLSFSEPVSPLVLNLVRPDGTSVALTAFRHDGQTIDIDNPGMLKSGTHVLSWRVISEDGHPVGGSVLFSIGAPSTPPAVAEAVDGSLRAAMWIGKILLYVGLFLGVGGAFALAWLAKGGRCGQRFVTAAILCGVAVAPISLGLQGLDALGAPLGRLVQPVIWQTAFGTSFGWTVLIALIALGLGLLSLAGPRGGRKPLALAGLAGVGAALAASGHASAAEPQWLTRPMVFLHGAGVAFWAGALVPLGLSVRRQSEEARLFLRRFSRAILPVVAMLAMAGIVLAVIQVQTPSALVGTAYGRLLLVKLVLLLFLFTLATVNRWTLTAPAEAGATEVQRRLARSIGAEVLIVVAIFAVAAGWRFTPPPRALAIAAAQPVSIHIHTLKAMADLSITPGHAGPVAASMVIMTGDFGPLDAKEVTLVLSKPDSGIEPIKRPATKPGDGSWRVDNLVIPVPGRWTARLDILISDFEVVKIEAPIDIRAE, encoded by the coding sequence ATGAGCGCTTCCCCAAGGACCTGCATCGACGACTGGCGAGCCGTCCGGCTTTTTGCCCGGCTTATGGCTGTCCTGTTGCTGTTTGCGGCTCTGGCGCTGCCGGACCGCGCCTTCGCGCACGCGGCGCTGATCAACGCCGATCCCGTCGACGGCGCGGTGCTGGCGCAAAGCCCGGCAAAATTCTCACTGAGCTTCAGCGAGCCGGTGTCGCCGCTGGTGCTCAACCTGGTGCGGCCGGACGGCACGTCGGTTGCACTGACCGCCTTCCGCCACGACGGCCAGACGATCGACATCGACAATCCCGGGATGCTGAAATCCGGCACGCACGTGCTGAGCTGGCGGGTGATTTCGGAGGACGGCCATCCGGTCGGCGGTTCGGTGCTGTTTTCCATCGGCGCGCCGAGCACGCCGCCGGCGGTCGCCGAGGCGGTGGACGGGAGCCTACGCGCTGCCATGTGGATCGGCAAGATCCTGCTCTATGTCGGGCTGTTTCTCGGCGTCGGCGGAGCCTTCGCGCTTGCCTGGCTGGCCAAGGGCGGGCGCTGCGGCCAGCGCTTCGTCACTGCCGCAATCCTGTGCGGCGTGGCGGTGGCGCCAATCTCGCTCGGGCTGCAAGGGCTGGATGCGCTCGGCGCACCGCTTGGCCGGCTGGTGCAGCCGGTGATCTGGCAGACCGCGTTCGGCACCAGCTTCGGCTGGACCGTCTTGATCGCGCTGATTGCGCTCGGCCTCGGCCTGCTGTCGCTGGCCGGGCCGCGCGGCGGCCGCAAGCCGCTTGCCCTTGCCGGGCTGGCCGGCGTCGGCGCGGCGCTCGCCGCCAGCGGACATGCCAGCGCCGCCGAGCCGCAATGGCTGACACGGCCGATGGTGTTCCTGCACGGTGCGGGCGTCGCCTTCTGGGCCGGCGCCCTGGTGCCGCTCGGGCTTTCGGTGAGGCGGCAGTCAGAAGAGGCCAGGCTCTTCCTGCGCCGGTTTTCGCGCGCGATCCTGCCGGTCGTCGCCATGCTTGCCATGGCCGGCATCGTGCTTGCCGTCATCCAGGTGCAGACGCCGTCGGCGCTGGTTGGCACCGCCTATGGCAGGCTCCTGCTGGTCAAGCTGGTGCTGCTCCTGTTTCTGTTCACGCTCGCAACCGTCAACCGCTGGACGCTGACGGCTCCGGCCGAAGCCGGCGCCACCGAGGTGCAGCGGCGGCTGGCGCGCTCGATCGGCGCCGAGGTGCTGATCGTGGTCGCCATCTTCGCCGTCGCCGCCGGCTGGCGTTTTACTCCACCGCCGCGCGCGTTGGCGATCGCCGCCGCGCAGCCGGTGTCGATCCACATCCACACGCTCAAGGCCATGGCCGATCTCAGCATCACCCCGGGCCATGCCGGGCCGGTCGCCGCATCGATGGTGATCATGACCGGCGATTTCGGGCCGCTCGACGCCAAGGAGGTGACGCTGGTGCTGTCGAAGCCCGATTCCGGCATCGAACCGATCAAACGTCCGGCGACCAAACCCGGCGATGGCAGCTGGCGCGTCGATAATCTGGTCATCCCGGTTCCAGGCCGCTGGACGGCGCGGCTCGATATTCTTATCTCGGACTTCGAGGTGGTGAAGATCGAAGCGCCGATCGATATCCGCGCTGAATAA
- a CDS encoding VOC family protein, with the protein MAVKRMDNVGIVVEDLEETIAFFLELGLGLEGRATIEGEWSGRVTGLGDQRVEIAMMRTPDGHSRLELSRFLAPPVVADHRNAPVNALGYLRVMFTVDDIDDTLERLRKRGAQLVGEVVRYQDVYRLCYIRGPEGHLIGLAQELR; encoded by the coding sequence ATGGCAGTCAAACGGATGGACAATGTAGGAATCGTCGTCGAGGACCTCGAAGAGACGATTGCCTTCTTTCTCGAACTCGGCCTCGGACTTGAAGGGCGGGCGACGATCGAAGGAGAATGGTCCGGACGTGTCACCGGTCTCGGCGATCAGCGCGTCGAGATTGCCATGATGCGCACGCCGGACGGCCACAGCCGGCTCGAGCTCTCCCGTTTCCTCGCGCCGCCTGTCGTCGCCGATCATCGTAACGCCCCAGTGAACGCGCTAGGCTACCTTCGCGTCATGTTTACCGTGGACGACATCGACGACACGCTGGAAAGGCTGCGCAAGCGCGGCGCGCAGCTGGTCGGTGAAGTCGTCCGTTACCAGGACGTCTATCGGCTCTGCTACATACGCGGTCCGGAAGGACATCTCATCGGGTTGGCCCAGGAACTCCGCTAG
- the gndA gene encoding NADP-dependent phosphogluconate dehydrogenase has protein sequence MEKAEIGLIGLGTMGSNLALNIAEHGHRIAVFNRTPSRTDAFVAGAGPLKDMVVPCYSLEELAAAIRPPRPIIIMVLAGKPVDEQIAALRGVLSDNDIVIDAGNANFRDTMRRFSELSGSGLTFIGMGVSGGEEGARHGPSIMVGGTEDSWKRVEKVLTAISAKFKDEPCAAWLGSDGAGHFVKTIHNGIEYADMQMIAEIYGILRDGLGLGPKEIGAVFADWNKGRLNSYLIEITAKVLAADDPKTGKPVVDIILDRAGQKGTGKWSVIEAQQLGIPATAIEAAVAARVLSSIKDERQAAEKAYGNIGVAKIAGDKAALLKDLELALFAGKIAAYAQGFAVMSGASKEFNWSLPMPTIAKIWRAGCIIRSQMLDTMAEAFGSGSASTNLLMARAFIAMMQEAHPSLRRIVARASEAGSPVPALSSALAYFDSYRQGRGTSNLIQAQRDFFGAHGFERIGEQGAFHGPWGSGAA, from the coding sequence ATGGAAAAAGCCGAAATCGGCCTGATCGGCCTTGGCACGATGGGCTCCAACCTGGCGCTCAACATCGCCGAGCATGGGCACCGCATCGCCGTCTTCAACCGCACGCCGTCGCGCACCGACGCCTTCGTCGCGGGCGCCGGGCCGCTGAAGGACATGGTCGTGCCCTGCTACAGCCTGGAGGAACTCGCCGCCGCGATCCGGCCGCCGCGGCCGATCATCATCATGGTGCTGGCCGGCAAGCCGGTCGACGAGCAGATCGCGGCGCTTCGCGGCGTGCTGTCCGACAACGACATCGTCATCGATGCCGGCAACGCCAATTTCCGCGACACGATGCGGCGCTTCTCCGAATTGTCCGGCTCGGGCCTGACCTTCATCGGCATGGGGGTGTCCGGCGGCGAGGAGGGTGCGCGCCATGGCCCGTCGATCATGGTCGGCGGCACGGAAGACTCCTGGAAGCGCGTCGAGAAGGTGCTGACGGCGATCTCCGCCAAGTTCAAGGACGAGCCCTGCGCCGCCTGGCTCGGCAGCGACGGCGCCGGACATTTCGTCAAGACGATCCACAACGGCATCGAATATGCCGACATGCAGATGATCGCCGAGATCTACGGCATATTGCGCGACGGCCTCGGCCTGGGCCCGAAAGAAATCGGCGCCGTCTTCGCCGACTGGAACAAGGGCCGGCTCAATTCGTATCTGATCGAAATTACCGCCAAGGTGCTGGCCGCCGACGATCCGAAGACCGGCAAGCCGGTGGTCGACATCATCCTCGACCGCGCTGGCCAGAAGGGCACCGGCAAATGGTCGGTCATCGAGGCGCAGCAGCTCGGCATTCCGGCGACCGCGATCGAAGCGGCGGTTGCGGCGCGCGTGCTGTCGTCGATCAAGGATGAGCGGCAGGCAGCGGAAAAGGCCTATGGCAATATCGGCGTCGCCAAGATCGCTGGCGACAAGGCCGCCCTGCTCAAGGATCTCGAGCTGGCGCTGTTCGCCGGCAAGATCGCCGCCTACGCGCAGGGTTTCGCGGTGATGAGCGGCGCCTCGAAGGAATTCAACTGGAGCCTGCCGATGCCGACCATCGCCAAGATCTGGCGCGCCGGCTGCATCATCCGCTCGCAGATGCTGGACACGATGGCCGAGGCGTTCGGCTCTGGCAGCGCGTCGACGAACCTGCTGATGGCGCGGGCCTTCATCGCCATGATGCAGGAGGCGCATCCTTCACTGCGCAGGATCGTGGCGCGGGCGTCGGAAGCCGGCTCGCCGGTGCCGGCGCTGTCGTCGGCGCTCGCTTACTTCGACAGCTACCGCCAGGGGCGTGGCACCTCCAATCTGATCCAGGCGCAACGTGATTTCTTCGGCGCGCACGGCTTCGAGCGCATCGGCGAGCAGGGCGCGTTCCATGGACCCTGGGGCAGCGGCGCGGCCTAA
- a CDS encoding LacI family transcriptional regulator has protein sequence MDRDQTDRDGEAPARPTLKTLAFMTGLGVTTVSRALKDAPEIGAETRRRVQLVARQIGYRPNRAGVRLRTGKTNVISLVLNTEREIMSFVSDIIYGVSEVIADTPYHLIVTPYSRSQDPLDPIRYLVETGSADGIIISRTQPDDPRARYMLERGIPFATHGRTDMGLVHPYHDFDNYAFAGEAVRYLAGIGRSRLALVTPPVGLTYYGHTLNGFADALSEVGASEVPFNTVSIDQSIEQIRMRTAQLMRRRDRPDGFVSSAAAATLAVVAGIEDAGLKLGRDVDVVSKQSSELLHLFRRELLVVNENFRLAGSELARSVLGWIGGAEPGSLQSLSTPSEVQPYRS, from the coding sequence ATGGACAGGGACCAGACGGACAGGGATGGCGAAGCGCCGGCCAGGCCGACGCTAAAGACGCTTGCCTTCATGACGGGGCTGGGCGTCACCACCGTGTCGCGCGCCTTGAAGGACGCCCCCGAGATCGGCGCCGAGACCAGGCGGCGCGTGCAACTCGTCGCCAGGCAGATAGGCTACCGGCCGAACCGCGCCGGCGTGCGCCTCAGGACCGGCAAGACCAATGTCATCAGCCTCGTGCTCAACACCGAGCGCGAGATCATGAGCTTTGTTTCGGACATCATCTACGGTGTCTCGGAGGTGATCGCCGACACGCCCTATCACCTGATCGTCACGCCCTATTCGCGCTCGCAGGATCCGCTGGATCCGATCCGCTATCTGGTCGAGACGGGCTCGGCCGACGGCATCATCATTTCGCGCACCCAGCCGGACGATCCGCGCGCCCGCTACATGCTGGAGCGCGGCATTCCCTTTGCCACGCACGGCCGCACCGACATGGGGCTCGTGCACCCCTATCATGATTTCGACAACTACGCCTTCGCAGGCGAGGCGGTGCGCTATCTCGCCGGCATCGGCCGCAGCCGGCTCGCCCTGGTGACGCCACCGGTCGGCCTCACCTACTATGGCCATACGCTGAACGGCTTTGCCGATGCGCTGAGTGAAGTCGGCGCCAGCGAGGTGCCGTTCAACACCGTGTCCATCGACCAGTCGATCGAGCAGATCAGGATGCGGACGGCGCAGCTGATGCGGCGCCGGGACCGGCCGGACGGCTTCGTCAGCAGCGCCGCCGCGGCGACGCTCGCCGTCGTCGCCGGCATCGAGGATGCCGGCCTGAAGCTCGGCCGCGACGTCGACGTGGTGTCGAAGCAGTCGTCGGAACTGCTGCATCTGTTCCGGCGGGAACTGCTGGTCGTCAACGAGAACTTCCGCCTCGCCGGCTCCGAGCTGGCCCGCTCGGTGCTCGGCTGGATCGGCGGCGCCGAACCCGGCTCGCTGCAATCGCTCAGCACGCCGAGCGAGGTTCAGCCCTATCGCAGCTGA
- a CDS encoding ABC transporter substrate-binding protein produces the protein MRYKILTAALAATAALQFAGPAAATDLEVTHWWTSGGEAAAVAELAKAFDATGNHWVDGAIAGSGGTARPIMISRITGGDPMGATQFNHGRQAEELVQAGLMRDLTDIATKGKWTEVVRPKSLLDSCTIDGKIYCVPVNIHSWQWLWLSNAAFEKAGVPVPKNWNEYVAAAPALEKAGIIPLAVGGQPWQASGAFDVLLAAVGGTDTFLKVYKDKDAKFAAGPEVAKVFKAADDARKMAKNTNVQDWNQATNLVITGKAGGQIMGDWAQGEFQVAGQTAGKDYTCLPGLGLNEVIATGGDAFYFPLLKDADKSKAQEVLAETLLDPKTQVAFNLKKGSLPVRGDVDLQAANDCMKKGLDILAKGSVMPWTDQLMSQDSQKQKEDLFSEFFAKPDLTVEDAQKRFADIIASAD, from the coding sequence ATGCGATACAAAATCCTGACTGCTGCGCTGGCGGCGACGGCCGCGCTGCAGTTCGCCGGTCCGGCGGCCGCGACCGATCTGGAAGTCACCCATTGGTGGACGTCCGGCGGCGAAGCGGCGGCTGTTGCCGAGCTGGCCAAGGCCTTCGACGCAACGGGCAATCACTGGGTCGACGGCGCCATCGCCGGTTCCGGCGGCACGGCGCGGCCGATCATGATCAGCCGCATCACCGGCGGCGACCCGATGGGCGCCACCCAGTTCAACCACGGCAGGCAGGCGGAAGAGCTGGTGCAGGCCGGCCTGATGCGCGACCTCACCGATATCGCCACCAAGGGCAAATGGACGGAAGTCGTGCGGCCGAAGAGCTTGCTCGACAGCTGCACCATCGACGGCAAGATCTATTGCGTGCCGGTCAACATCCATTCCTGGCAATGGCTGTGGCTGTCCAACGCGGCCTTCGAAAAGGCCGGCGTGCCGGTGCCGAAGAACTGGAATGAATATGTGGCGGCCGCCCCTGCGCTGGAGAAGGCAGGCATCATCCCGCTCGCCGTCGGTGGGCAGCCCTGGCAGGCCTCCGGCGCCTTCGACGTGCTGCTCGCGGCTGTCGGCGGCACCGATACCTTCCTCAAGGTCTACAAGGACAAGGACGCGAAATTCGCCGCCGGGCCCGAGGTCGCCAAGGTATTCAAGGCCGCGGACGATGCCCGCAAGATGGCGAAGAACACCAATGTGCAGGACTGGAACCAGGCAACCAATCTCGTCATCACCGGCAAGGCCGGTGGCCAGATCATGGGCGACTGGGCACAGGGCGAATTCCAGGTCGCCGGCCAGACCGCCGGCAAGGACTATACCTGCCTTCCAGGCCTTGGGCTGAACGAGGTGATTGCCACCGGCGGCGATGCCTTCTACTTCCCGCTGCTGAAGGACGCCGACAAGTCCAAGGCGCAGGAAGTGCTGGCCGAAACGCTGCTCGATCCCAAGACGCAGGTTGCCTTCAACCTGAAGAAGGGCTCGCTGCCGGTGCGCGGCGACGTCGACCTGCAAGCGGCGAATGACTGCATGAAGAAGGGCCTCGACATCCTGGCCAAGGGCAGCGTCATGCCCTGGACCGACCAGTTGATGTCGCAGGACAGCCAGAAGCAGAAGGAGGATCTCTTCTCCGAATTCTTCGCCAAGCCGGACTTGACCGTAGAAGACGCGCAGAAGCGTTTCGCCGACATCATCGCTTCGGCGGACTGA
- a CDS encoding sugar ABC transporter permease, which yields MSKSERPNQLFRNLNAKVASIPMILTALVVFVGGTAWTVLYSFTNSKLLPRLNFVGLDQYYRLWATPRWLISIENLLIYGVISLVFSLAIGFILAALLDQKIRFEDTFRTIFLYPFALSFIVTGLVWQWLLNPDFGIQGVVRSLGWTSFSFDPLYNSSIVIYGISIAALWQGTGLVMCLMLAGLRGIDEDIWKAARVDGIPMWKTYLFIVIPMMRPVFITTLVIIAAGIVKVYDLVVAQTSGGPGIASEVPAKYVYDYMFFAQNLGQGFAASTMMLLSVVIVIVPWAYLEFGGKKRV from the coding sequence ATGAGCAAGAGCGAACGCCCCAACCAGCTTTTCCGCAACCTCAATGCGAAGGTCGCCTCGATCCCGATGATCCTCACCGCGCTGGTGGTTTTCGTCGGCGGCACCGCATGGACGGTGCTCTATTCCTTCACCAACTCGAAACTGCTGCCGCGGCTAAACTTCGTCGGCCTCGACCAGTATTACCGGTTGTGGGCGACGCCGCGCTGGCTGATCTCGATCGAGAACCTCTTGATCTATGGCGTCATTTCGCTGGTGTTCTCGCTGGCGATCGGCTTCATCCTCGCCGCGTTGCTCGACCAGAAAATCCGCTTCGAAGACACATTCCGCACGATCTTCCTCTATCCCTTCGCGCTCTCGTTCATCGTCACCGGCCTGGTATGGCAGTGGCTGCTCAATCCGGACTTCGGCATTCAGGGCGTGGTGCGAAGCCTCGGCTGGACAAGCTTCAGCTTCGATCCGCTCTACAATTCCAGCATCGTCATCTACGGCATATCGATCGCGGCGCTATGGCAAGGCACCGGGCTCGTCATGTGCCTGATGCTCGCCGGCCTGCGCGGCATCGATGAGGATATCTGGAAGGCAGCGCGGGTGGACGGGATTCCGATGTGGAAGACCTATCTGTTCATCGTCATTCCGATGATGCGGCCGGTCTTCATCACCACGCTGGTCATCATCGCCGCCGGCATCGTCAAGGTCTATGACCTGGTGGTGGCCCAGACCAGCGGCGGGCCCGGCATCGCCTCCGAGGTGCCGGCAAAATACGTCTACGACTACATGTTCTTCGCCCAGAACCTCGGCCAGGGCTTTGCCGCATCGACCATGATGCTGTTGTCGGTGGTGATCGTCATCGTGCCGTGGGCCTATCTCGAATTCGGAGGCAAGAAGCGTGTCTGA